The following are encoded in a window of Crocosphaera sp. UHCC 0190 genomic DNA:
- a CDS encoding pentapeptide repeat-containing protein — protein MLNSFNNLNSRKIGTISAITFLLGFAGSAQVQAFNENDLQTFLTTGFCSGCDLSGADFSGRQFSGNFVSDSDFTGANFSDVIDDFPIYINSNFTNANFTKAQSTGLFEQSTFINTNFTDSIMIGDFSNTNFSNNTLTNAVFNGPTFNGSNVDIISVLTDPTALFISPIFDNINENFFLNNDLTGAKLVEMDFSGFNLPGYDFTGINLAGSNFVGANLAGANFSDASFAVLNRAEVIDLGLAIINGAIFDRANLSGANLSNNGVLGGVRYILADLSGANFANSNVNFSNFSRADLTNANFSNTVARNTAYVGSNLTNANFSGSDLLLAVISDSNLNGTNFSNAIIDYARIDNATLEVGIVIDPLSINSLFTTNANEPTPPDFTNTSLISVEVINSNIPGSNFSGANLGDSSFTDTDLTDSNFDGANLMGGNFVNVNLLNANINQNQLGSLNGFSGTLPDGTVVSDSTSVPEPSTTLGLLAIAGLGGLASRRKKS, from the coding sequence ATGCTCAATTCTTTTAACAATCTCAATTCACGGAAGATAGGAACTATTTCAGCGATTACTTTCCTTTTAGGATTTGCGGGTTCAGCCCAAGTACAAGCCTTTAATGAAAATGACCTGCAAACGTTTTTAACTACTGGTTTCTGTTCAGGATGTGACCTTTCTGGGGCTGATTTTTCCGGTCGTCAATTTTCTGGAAATTTTGTTTCTGATTCTGACTTTACAGGGGCTAATTTCTCGGACGTTATAGATGATTTTCCCATCTATATAAACTCCAATTTTACCAACGCTAACTTCACTAAGGCCCAGTCCACTGGACTGTTTGAACAATCGACCTTCATCAATACAAATTTCACTGATTCAATTATGATTGGTGATTTTAGTAATACTAATTTTTCTAACAATACCCTTACGAATGCAGTATTTAACGGTCCTACTTTTAATGGATCTAATGTTGATATTATTTCCGTTCTAACTGATCCAACTGCACTCTTTATTAGCCCTATCTTTGACAACATTAATGAGAATTTTTTCCTAAACAATGATCTGACAGGAGCGAAGCTAGTCGAGATGGACTTCTCTGGGTTTAACCTTCCTGGTTATGACTTCACAGGGATTAACTTAGCTGGTTCCAACTTCGTAGGTGCTAATCTAGCTGGAGCGAATTTTTCCGATGCTTCTTTTGCTGTCTTAAATCGCGCCGAAGTCATTGATCTGGGCTTGGCTATAATCAATGGTGCTATCTTTGATCGAGCTAATCTTTCTGGCGCTAACCTTTCTAATAATGGTGTACTAGGTGGGGTGCGTTACATTCTAGCGGATCTCTCTGGAGCCAACTTTGCTAATTCTAATGTCAACTTTAGTAATTTTTCTCGTGCCGATCTTACCAATGCCAACTTTTCTAATACAGTTGCTAGAAACACTGCCTATGTTGGCAGTAACCTGACTAATGCCAATTTTTCTGGATCTGACCTACTGTTAGCTGTGATTTCTGATAGTAACTTGAATGGAACTAACTTTTCTAATGCGATAATTGACTACGCCCGTATTGATAATGCAACTTTGGAAGTAGGTATTGTTATTGACCCACTGAGTATAAATAGTCTTTTCACGACTAACGCAAACGAACCGACTCCTCCTGATTTTACCAATACTAGTTTAATCTCTGTTGAAGTGATAAACAGTAATATTCCTGGAAGTAATTTTTCTGGAGCTAATCTGGGAGACAGTTCGTTTACCGATACGGATCTCACTGATTCCAATTTTGACGGAGCAAATTTAATGGGTGGGAATTTCGTCAATGTTAATCTACTCAATGCCAATATTAACCAAAATCAACTCGGTTCTTTGAACGGTTTTTCTGGTACTTTACCCGATGGAACCGTTGTATCTGATTCTACCTCTGTCCCCGAACCTTCCACAACATTAGGTTTGTTGGCGATCGCTGGTTTAGGTGGTTTGGCTTCCCGCAGAAAAAAATCCTAA
- a CDS encoding choloylglycine hydrolase family protein has protein sequence MKVDPNPQTKEAKAIVHGRTLEFGIKINTDIVYASAGNTFTSKVGDGLTQKGMTYESKYAFVGAWAKDMGPDIKFEDVNCFDGLNEEGLAAGIFYFPSYAEYQTLSPENQSKGLAPHDFTGWIVANFKSVEEVKNAIKNKAVAIIKSIPEVDGKVLEHDPLTLHYVIYEQTGKSIVIEPVGGELIVHENPLGVITNSPTFDWHMTNLRNYIALNPRNVPAIDIVGETFSQFGQGSGMLGMPGDFTPPARFVRAAVFSQTAVPSATIEKGIEQVFHILNNFDIPVGVAIAEHETDYTMLTTARDPQNLRFYWKTYDDQTIRMVDLNKLMLTKDITIKVLSTEGQQPIEDMTNNLQQLKR, from the coding sequence TTGAAAGTTGATCCCAATCCCCAAACCAAAGAAGCAAAAGCCATTGTACATGGTCGAACCCTTGAATTTGGTATTAAAATCAATACAGATATTGTCTATGCTTCGGCAGGGAATACTTTCACCAGCAAAGTAGGTGATGGACTAACTCAGAAAGGAATGACTTATGAGTCTAAATACGCCTTCGTTGGAGCATGGGCAAAAGATATGGGTCCCGACATAAAATTTGAAGATGTTAATTGTTTTGATGGACTCAACGAAGAAGGACTAGCTGCTGGAATCTTCTACTTTCCCTCCTATGCAGAGTATCAAACATTATCTCCAGAAAATCAAAGTAAAGGACTTGCCCCTCATGACTTCACCGGGTGGATTGTAGCCAATTTTAAAAGTGTTGAAGAAGTCAAAAATGCAATTAAAAATAAAGCAGTTGCCATTATTAAATCAATTCCTGAAGTAGACGGAAAAGTGCTTGAACATGATCCCTTAACGCTTCACTATGTGATTTATGAGCAAACAGGAAAAAGTATTGTTATCGAACCCGTTGGGGGTGAACTCATCGTTCATGAAAACCCTCTCGGCGTTATCACAAATTCCCCCACATTTGATTGGCACATGACGAATCTTCGTAACTATATTGCCCTAAATCCTCGCAACGTACCAGCAATAGACATCGTTGGTGAAACCTTCTCACAATTCGGTCAAGGGAGTGGAATGTTAGGTATGCCGGGTGATTTTACCCCACCTGCAAGGTTTGTCCGTGCTGCCGTTTTCAGCCAAACAGCAGTCCCTTCAGCAACGATTGAAAAGGGGATTGAACAAGTATTCCACATTCTTAACAACTTTGATATTCCTGTTGGAGTGGCAATAGCAGAACATGAGACAGACTATACCATGCTAACAACAGCCCGTGATCCTCAAAATCTACGCTTTTACTGGAAAACCTACGATGATCAAACAATTCGTATGGTTGACTTGAACAAGCTGATGTTAACTAAAGACATAACGATAAAAGTATTAAGTACCGAAGGGCAACAGCCTATTGAGGATATGACAAACAATTTACAACAGTTAAAAAGGTAG